One region of Flavobacteriales bacterium genomic DNA includes:
- the ccsA gene encoding cytochrome c biogenesis protein CcsA — MGLAWWKWIAIALVLFSLTAGMILDVPRLPILHETIRNLYYHVTQWFGMMIILTASLVYSIIHLAKGDRRSDIIASEGINVALFMGTLGLLTGMLWAKNTWGTYWTGDAKLNGVAMGMLVYLAYTVLRGSMDEEQKRGRVSAVYNIFAYVMFMVFIMVLPRMTDSLHPGNGGNPGFGGYDLNNNMKLVFYPAIIGWTLMGVWLVNVRVRIRSIEEKRKMNWEK; from the coding sequence GTGGGACTGGCCTGGTGGAAGTGGATTGCCATTGCGCTTGTGCTTTTTTCCTTGACCGCGGGAATGATCTTAGACGTTCCGAGATTGCCCATTCTGCACGAAACCATCCGAAATCTCTACTACCACGTAACGCAATGGTTTGGGATGATGATCATTCTCACCGCTTCGTTGGTGTACAGCATTATTCACCTCGCCAAAGGCGATAGACGTTCTGACATTATCGCTTCTGAAGGAATAAACGTGGCGCTTTTCATGGGCACGCTTGGATTGCTTACAGGCATGCTTTGGGCCAAGAATACGTGGGGAACATATTGGACAGGCGATGCCAAATTGAATGGCGTAGCGATGGGAATGCTTGTTTATCTGGCTTACACCGTTTTGCGCGGAAGCATGGACGAAGAGCAGAAACGTGGACGTGTTTCGGCCGTTTACAACATCTTCGCTTACGTCATGTTCATGGTGTTCATCATGGTGCTGCCGCGAATGACAGACAGTTTGCATCCCGGTAACGGAGGAAATCCCGGTTTCGGGGGCTACGATCTCAACAATAACATGAAACTGGTTTTCTATCCGGCAATCATCGGTTGGACGCTTATGGGCGTT